The proteins below come from a single Streptomyces spongiicola genomic window:
- a CDS encoding MBL fold metallo-hydrolase, producing MTYSGAVKVGGPADVHELAALMISKVAVGPMDNNAYLLRCRATDEQLLIDAAAEPETLLRLIGDDGITSVVTTHRHGDHWGALADVVAATGARTYAGRHDAAGIPVPTDVLVDDGDTVRVGRVELGARHLVGHTPGSIALVYDDPHGHPHVFTGDCLFPGGVGNTRKDPRAFASLIRDVETKLFDVLPDETWVYPGHGDDTTLGDERPHLPEWHRRGW from the coding sequence ATGACTTACAGCGGAGCGGTGAAGGTCGGCGGCCCTGCGGACGTCCACGAGCTGGCGGCCCTGATGATCTCCAAGGTCGCCGTCGGTCCCATGGACAACAACGCCTACCTGCTGCGCTGCCGGGCCACCGACGAACAACTGCTGATCGACGCGGCCGCCGAGCCCGAGACCCTGCTCCGGCTGATCGGTGACGACGGGATCACCTCCGTCGTCACCACGCACCGGCACGGCGACCACTGGGGCGCGCTGGCCGACGTGGTGGCGGCGACGGGGGCGCGCACCTACGCGGGGCGCCACGACGCCGCCGGCATCCCGGTGCCGACCGATGTGCTCGTCGACGACGGCGACACGGTCCGGGTGGGCCGGGTCGAACTCGGAGCCCGCCATCTGGTCGGCCACACACCCGGCTCGATCGCGCTCGTCTACGACGACCCGCACGGCCATCCGCACGTCTTCACCGGGGACTGCCTCTTCCCGGGCGGGGTGGGAAACACCCGGAAGGACCCTCGGGCCTTCGCCTCGCTGATCCGTGACGTGGAGACGAAGCTCTTCGACGTACTGCCGGACGAGACCTGGGTCTACCCCGGCCACGGCGACGACACGACGCTCGGCGACGAGCGGCCGCACCTCCCCGAGTGGCACCGGCGCGGCTGGTGA
- a CDS encoding Rieske (2Fe-2S) protein, with protein MSGRPAARRTVLKGAALAGAAGLGAAACSTESKLGHARIPTPTAPVDLGAAGEVPVGGARLYREQRLVVHCPAEGRYRAFSAQCTHAGCVLDKVEGTEGNCPCHGSRFDVTTGTALRGPATVPLPEVPVRVRNGKLVAGPEV; from the coding sequence ATGTCCGGCCGACCCGCCGCCCGCCGTACCGTGCTGAAAGGCGCCGCTCTCGCCGGAGCGGCCGGGCTGGGGGCCGCCGCCTGCTCCACCGAGTCCAAGCTGGGCCACGCCCGGATCCCGACGCCGACCGCGCCGGTCGACCTCGGCGCCGCAGGGGAGGTCCCGGTGGGAGGCGCCCGGCTCTACCGCGAGCAGCGGCTCGTCGTCCACTGCCCGGCGGAGGGCCGGTACCGGGCGTTCAGCGCCCAGTGCACCCACGCCGGCTGCGTCCTCGACAAGGTGGAGGGCACCGAGGGCAACTGTCCCTGCCACGGCAGCCGGTTCGATGTGACGACCGGCACGGCTCTCCGGGGCCCGGCCACCGTGCCGCTTCCGGAGGTCCCGGTGCGGGTGCGGAACGGGAAGCTGGTGGCGGGCCCGGAGGTCTGA
- the uvrA gene encoding excinuclease ABC subunit UvrA, with the protein MADRLIVRGAREHNLKNVSLDLPRDSLIVFTGLSGSGKSSLAFDTIFAEGQRRYVESLSSYARQFLGQMDKPDVDFIEGLSPAVSIDQKSTSRNPRSTVGTITEVYDYLRLLFARIGKPHCPECARPISRQSPQAIVDKVLELPEGSRFQVLSPLVRERKGEFADLFADLQSKGYSRARVDGRTIQLTEPPKLKKQEKHTIEVVVDRLTVKESAKRRLTDSVETALGLSGGMVVLDFVDLPEDDPERERMYSEHLYCPYDDLSFEELEPRSFSFNSPFGACPDCTGIGTRMEVDPDLIVPDEDRSLDDGAIHPWSHGHTKEYFGRLIGGLSDALGFRTDIPWAGLPQRARKALLHGHKTQVEVRYRNRYGRERAYTTPAFEGAVSFVKRRHSEAESDSSRERFEGYMREVPCPTCDGTRLKPIVLAVTVMDRSIAEVSAMSISECADFLGRLTLNDRDKKIAERVLKEVNERLRFLVDVGLDYLSLNRAAGTLSGGEAQRIRLATQIGSGLVGVLYVLDEPSIGLHQRDNHRLIETLVRLRDMGNTLIVVEHDEDTIKVADWVVDIGPGAGEHGGKVVHSGPLKQLLANKDSMTGLYLSGKKSIATPGTRRPVDHTRQLTVHGARENNLRDIDVPFPLGVLTAVTGVSGSGKSTLVNDILYTHLARELNGAKSVPGRHTRVDGDDLVDKVVHVDQSPIGRTPRSNPATYTGVFDHVRKLFAETMEAKVRGYLPGRFSFNVKGGRCENCSGDGTIKIEMNFLPDVYVPCEVCHGARYNRETLEVHYKGKSIAEVLDMPIEEALHFFEAVPTISRHLKTLNEVGLGYVRLGQPAPTLSGGEAQRVKLASELQKRSTGRTVYVLDEPTTGLHFEDIAKLINVLSGLVDKGNTVIVIEHNLDVIKTADWVVDMGPEGGSGGGLVVAEGTPEQVAGVPTSHTGKFLRDILGPERVSDSVPPQSRKTAAKKAASRKPVVSANSTAVKKTVTADAAPVGKKTAASRSRSRKA; encoded by the coding sequence GTGGCCGACCGTCTCATCGTCCGTGGCGCTCGCGAGCACAACCTGAAGAACGTCTCGCTCGACCTCCCGCGTGACTCACTCATCGTCTTCACCGGGCTCTCGGGGTCGGGCAAGTCGTCGCTCGCGTTCGACACGATCTTCGCGGAGGGACAGCGCCGCTACGTCGAGTCGCTGTCCTCCTACGCCCGGCAGTTCCTGGGCCAGATGGACAAGCCGGACGTGGACTTCATCGAGGGCCTCTCCCCGGCCGTCTCGATCGACCAGAAGTCCACGTCCCGCAACCCCCGCTCCACGGTGGGCACGATCACCGAGGTCTACGACTACCTCCGGCTGCTCTTCGCCCGGATCGGCAAGCCGCACTGCCCCGAGTGCGCGCGCCCCATCTCCCGCCAGTCACCGCAGGCCATCGTCGACAAGGTGCTGGAGCTGCCCGAGGGGAGCCGCTTCCAGGTGCTGTCGCCGCTGGTGCGGGAGCGCAAGGGCGAGTTCGCCGACCTCTTCGCCGACCTCCAGTCCAAGGGGTACTCGCGGGCCCGCGTCGACGGGCGCACGATCCAGCTCACCGAGCCGCCGAAGCTCAAGAAGCAGGAGAAGCACACCATCGAGGTGGTCGTCGACCGCCTGACCGTCAAGGAGAGCGCCAAGCGCCGGCTCACGGACTCCGTGGAGACCGCGTTGGGCCTGTCCGGCGGCATGGTGGTGCTGGACTTCGTCGATCTCCCCGAGGACGACCCCGAGCGCGAGCGGATGTACTCGGAGCATCTCTACTGCCCGTACGACGACCTCTCCTTCGAGGAGCTGGAGCCCCGCTCGTTCTCCTTCAACTCGCCGTTCGGCGCCTGCCCCGACTGCACCGGCATCGGCACCCGGATGGAGGTCGACCCCGACCTGATCGTCCCGGACGAGGACCGCTCCCTCGACGACGGCGCGATCCACCCGTGGTCGCACGGCCACACCAAGGAGTACTTCGGCCGCCTCATCGGCGGGCTCTCCGACGCGCTCGGCTTCCGCACGGACATCCCGTGGGCCGGGCTGCCGCAGCGTGCCAGGAAGGCCCTGCTGCACGGCCACAAGACCCAGGTCGAGGTCCGCTACCGGAACCGCTACGGGCGGGAGCGCGCCTACACCACCCCGGCGTTCGAGGGTGCGGTGTCCTTCGTGAAGAGGCGGCACAGCGAGGCGGAGAGCGACTCCAGCCGCGAGCGCTTCGAGGGCTATATGCGGGAGGTGCCCTGCCCCACCTGCGACGGCACCCGGCTGAAGCCGATCGTCCTGGCGGTGACGGTCATGGACCGGTCCATCGCCGAGGTCTCGGCCATGTCGATCAGCGAGTGCGCCGACTTCCTGGGCCGGCTGACGCTGAACGACCGAGACAAGAAGATCGCCGAGCGGGTGCTCAAGGAGGTCAACGAGCGGCTGCGGTTCCTGGTGGACGTCGGCCTGGACTACCTCTCCCTCAACCGGGCCGCGGGCACCCTGTCCGGCGGCGAGGCGCAGCGCATCCGGCTGGCCACCCAGATCGGCTCGGGACTCGTCGGCGTGCTGTACGTGCTGGACGAGCCGTCCATCGGACTGCACCAGCGCGACAACCACCGGCTGATCGAGACCCTGGTGCGGCTCAGGGACATGGGCAACACCCTGATCGTCGTCGAGCACGACGAGGACACGATCAAGGTCGCCGACTGGGTCGTCGACATCGGCCCCGGAGCCGGCGAGCACGGCGGCAAGGTCGTCCACTCGGGGCCGCTGAAGCAACTGCTGGCCAACAAGGACTCGATGACCGGGCTCTACCTGTCCGGGAAGAAGTCCATCGCGACGCCGGGGACCCGGCGGCCGGTGGACCACACCCGGCAGCTCACGGTGCACGGCGCCCGGGAGAACAACCTCCGGGACATCGACGTGCCGTTCCCGCTCGGCGTGCTCACCGCCGTCACCGGCGTCTCCGGCTCGGGCAAGTCGACGCTGGTCAACGACATCCTCTACACCCACCTGGCCCGCGAGCTGAACGGCGCCAAGTCGGTGCCGGGCCGGCACACGCGGGTGGACGGCGACGACCTCGTCGACAAGGTCGTCCACGTCGACCAGTCGCCCATCGGCCGCACCCCGCGGTCCAACCCGGCGACGTACACCGGTGTCTTCGACCACGTCCGCAAACTCTTCGCGGAGACGATGGAGGCGAAGGTGCGCGGCTATCTGCCGGGCCGCTTCTCCTTCAACGTGAAGGGCGGGCGCTGCGAGAACTGCTCCGGCGACGGCACCATCAAGATCGAGATGAACTTCCTGCCGGACGTGTACGTCCCGTGCGAGGTCTGCCACGGTGCGCGCTACAACCGGGAGACCCTGGAGGTCCACTACAAGGGCAAGTCCATCGCCGAGGTGCTGGACATGCCGATCGAGGAGGCGCTGCACTTCTTCGAGGCCGTACCGACGATCTCCCGTCACCTGAAGACGCTGAACGAGGTGGGTCTCGGGTACGTCAGGCTGGGCCAGCCCGCGCCCACGCTCTCCGGCGGTGAGGCGCAGCGGGTGAAGCTGGCGAGCGAGCTGCAGAAGCGTTCGACCGGCCGGACCGTCTACGTGCTGGACGAGCCGACGACCGGGCTGCACTTCGAGGACATCGCGAAGCTGATCAACGTGCTGTCCGGACTGGTCGACAAGGGCAACACCGTGATCGTGATCGAGCACAACCTCGATGTGATCAAGACCGCCGACTGGGTCGTCGACATGGGACCCGAGGGCGGCAGCGGCGGCGGCCTCGTCGTCGCCGAGGGCACTCCCGAGCAGGTCGCCGGGGTGCCGACGAGTCACACGGGCAAGTTCCTGCGGGACATCCTGGGCCCGGAGCGCGTCAGCGACTCCGTCCCGCCGCAGTCGCGCAAGACGGCGGCGAAGAAGGCCGCGTCCAGGAAACCGGTCGTCTCCGCCAACTCCACCGCGGTGAAGAAGACGGTGACGGCAGACGCGGCACCGGTCGGGAAGAAGACGGCCGCGTCGCGCAGCCGCAGCCGCAAGGCCTGA
- the uvrC gene encoding excinuclease ABC subunit UvrC: MADPSSYRPKPGQIPDSPGVYRFRDAHRRVIYVGKAKSLRQRLANYFQDLAGLHPRTRTMVTTAASVEWTVVSTEVEALQLEYSWIKEFDPRFNVKYRDDKSYPYLAVTMDEAFPRVQVMRGAKKKGVRYFGPYAHAWAIRETVDLMLRVFPVRTCSAGVFRNAERTGRPCLLGYIGKCSAPCVGRVGAGEHRELAEEFCDFMAGRTGTYIRRLEKEMTAAAEDMEYERAARLRDDLEALGRAMEKNAVVLADATDADLIAVAEDELEAAVQIFHVRGGRVRGQRGWVTDKVEAVDTAGLVEHALQQLYGEESGDAVPREVLVPALPDDPAAVTQWLGGRRGSAVSLRVPQRGDKKDLMATVGRNAQQALVLHKTRRASDLTTRSRALEEIAEALGLDSAPLRIECFDISHLQGQDVVASMVVFEDGLPRKGEYRRFQIKGRAGDTQLWHGEGQDDARSMHEVISRRFRRYLMEREKTGEWAVPEGGEAGSAGAAGEAPAAPADDGRPRRFAYPPQLVLVDGGQPQVAAARRALDELGIDDVAVAGIAKRMEEVWLPGEDDPVVLPRSSEGLYLIQRVRDTAHDFAIRYQRSKRTKRLRSGPLDSVPGLGAARKQALIKYFGSVRRLRQATVEQICEVPGFGRKTAEAVAAALAQAAPAAPAVNMATGEIIEEDDGAAVTEGNGGTTE; this comes from the coding sequence ATGGCAGACCCCTCCAGCTACCGCCCCAAGCCGGGACAGATCCCCGACTCCCCGGGGGTCTACAGGTTCCGCGACGCGCACCGCCGGGTGATCTACGTCGGCAAGGCGAAGAGCCTGCGGCAGCGGCTGGCGAACTACTTCCAGGACCTGGCGGGTCTGCACCCGCGGACCCGCACGATGGTCACGACCGCGGCCTCCGTCGAGTGGACCGTCGTGTCCACGGAGGTGGAGGCGCTCCAGCTGGAGTACTCCTGGATCAAGGAGTTCGATCCCCGGTTCAACGTCAAGTACCGGGACGACAAGAGCTATCCGTACCTCGCGGTGACGATGGACGAGGCGTTCCCGAGGGTCCAGGTGATGCGTGGCGCCAAGAAGAAGGGCGTGCGCTACTTCGGCCCGTACGCGCACGCGTGGGCAATCCGCGAGACGGTCGACCTGATGCTCCGGGTGTTTCCCGTGCGCACCTGCTCCGCCGGGGTGTTCAGGAACGCGGAGCGGACCGGCAGGCCCTGCCTGCTGGGCTACATCGGCAAGTGCTCCGCGCCCTGCGTCGGCCGGGTCGGTGCCGGGGAGCACCGCGAACTGGCCGAGGAGTTCTGCGACTTCATGGCCGGCCGCACCGGCACCTACATCCGCCGCCTGGAGAAGGAGATGACGGCGGCCGCCGAGGACATGGAGTACGAGCGGGCCGCCCGGCTGCGGGACGACCTGGAGGCCCTCGGACGCGCCATGGAGAAGAACGCGGTGGTGCTGGCCGACGCGACCGACGCGGATCTGATCGCGGTCGCCGAGGACGAACTGGAGGCCGCCGTCCAGATCTTCCACGTCCGCGGCGGGCGGGTGCGCGGCCAGCGCGGCTGGGTCACCGACAAGGTCGAGGCCGTCGACACCGCCGGCCTCGTCGAGCACGCGCTGCAGCAGTTGTACGGGGAGGAGAGCGGCGACGCCGTCCCCAGGGAGGTGCTCGTCCCGGCCCTGCCCGACGACCCCGCCGCGGTCACCCAGTGGCTCGGCGGCCGGCGGGGCTCGGCCGTGTCGCTGCGCGTCCCGCAGCGCGGCGACAAGAAGGACCTCATGGCGACGGTCGGGCGCAACGCCCAGCAGGCCCTCGTCCTGCACAAGACCAGGCGCGCGAGCGATCTGACCACCCGCTCCCGGGCCCTGGAGGAGATCGCCGAGGCGCTCGGCCTGGACTCGGCGCCGCTGCGGATCGAGTGCTTCGACATCTCCCACCTCCAGGGCCAGGACGTCGTCGCGTCCATGGTGGTGTTCGAGGACGGGCTGCCCCGGAAGGGCGAGTACCGGCGCTTCCAGATCAAGGGCCGTGCCGGGGACACGCAGCTGTGGCACGGCGAGGGCCAGGACGACGCCCGCTCGATGCACGAGGTGATCAGCAGGCGCTTCCGGCGGTATCTCATGGAGCGGGAGAAGACCGGCGAGTGGGCGGTTCCGGAGGGCGGCGAGGCCGGCAGCGCCGGGGCGGCCGGCGAGGCCCCGGCTGCCCCGGCGGATGACGGCAGGCCCAGGCGGTTCGCCTACCCGCCGCAGCTGGTGCTCGTCGACGGCGGGCAGCCGCAGGTGGCGGCGGCCCGGCGGGCCCTGGACGAGCTGGGCATCGACGACGTCGCCGTCGCCGGGATCGCCAAGCGCATGGAGGAGGTGTGGCTGCCGGGGGAGGACGACCCGGTCGTGCTGCCCCGCTCCAGCGAGGGGCTGTACCTCATCCAGCGGGTGCGGGACACCGCCCACGACTTCGCCATCCGCTACCAGCGCTCCAAGCGGACCAAGCGGCTGAGGTCCGGCCCGCTGGACTCCGTGCCGGGTCTGGGCGCCGCCCGCAAGCAGGCGCTGATCAAGTACTTCGGCTCGGTGAGGAGGCTGCGGCAGGCCACGGTCGAGCAGATCTGCGAGGTCCCGGGGTTCGGCAGGAAGACCGCCGAGGCCGTTGCCGCCGCGCTGGCGCAGGCCGCGCCGGCCGCTCCGGCGGTGAACATGGCGACAGGCGAGATCATTGAAGAGGATGACGGGGCAGCAGTGACGGAAGGGAACGGGGGAACCACGGAATGA
- a CDS encoding maleylpyruvate isomerase family mycothiol-dependent enzyme codes for MIDPVDDLASVRAATERLLNAAAALDDAAATGPSRLPGWSRGHVLAHLARNADALVNVLEGRPMYPSAEDREADIERDAPRPLRAQLDDVRESGERFQAAAAADAAWSRTVQLRNGVEDTAARVPFRRLIEVELHHVDLGIGYELEDLPADFTERETGFLAERFDGHGDVPATTVVAAGGGRSWTTGGGAAGGPVTVRGTSADLLGWLAGRRDGASLEVAGGPLPVLPPL; via the coding sequence ATGATCGATCCCGTGGACGACCTGGCCTCCGTACGCGCAGCGACCGAGCGGCTGCTGAACGCGGCCGCCGCCCTGGACGACGCCGCGGCGACCGGGCCGTCACGGCTCCCCGGCTGGAGCCGCGGGCACGTCCTGGCCCATCTCGCCCGCAACGCCGACGCCCTGGTCAACGTCCTCGAGGGCCGTCCCATGTACCCGAGCGCCGAGGACCGCGAGGCGGACATCGAGCGCGACGCGCCGCGGCCGCTCCGAGCCCAGCTCGACGACGTACGCGAGTCCGGTGAGCGCTTCCAGGCCGCGGCCGCTGCGGACGCGGCCTGGTCCCGGACCGTGCAGCTCCGCAACGGCGTCGAGGACACCGCGGCCCGTGTCCCCTTCCGGCGGCTGATCGAGGTCGAACTGCACCATGTGGACCTCGGCATCGGCTATGAGCTGGAGGACCTCCCCGCCGACTTCACCGAACGCGAGACCGGGTTCCTCGCGGAGCGCTTCGACGGGCACGGGGACGTCCCCGCCACGACCGTCGTCGCCGCCGGGGGCGGACGGAGCTGGACCACGGGAGGAGGCGCCGCGGGCGGTCCGGTCACGGTGCGGGGCACCTCCGCCGACCTGCTCGGCTGGCTCGCGGGCCGGCGCGACGGAGCGTCGCTCGAGGTCGCCGGCGGCCCGCTGCCGGTGCTGCCACCGCTGTAG
- the rapZ gene encoding RNase adapter RapZ, with protein sequence MTEQNRPEHGAGDVDTGTTEAGQAAEAAIPELVIISGMSGAGRSTAAKCLEDLGWFVVDNLPPALIPTMVELGARSQGNVARIAVVVDVRGRRFFDNLRESLADLDAKQVTRRIVFLESSDEALVRRFESVRRPHPLQGDGRIVDGIAAERDLLRELRGDADLVIDTSSLNVHELRAKMDAQFAGDEEPELRATVMSFGYKYGLPVDADLVVDCRFLPNPHWVPELRPFTGLNEEVSGYVFNQPGAKEFLNQYTGLLQLIAAGYRREGKRYVTIAVGCTGGKHRSVAMSEKLAARLGTEGIETVVVHRDMGRE encoded by the coding sequence ATGACCGAGCAGAACAGACCAGAACACGGAGCAGGAGACGTGGATACGGGCACCACCGAGGCCGGGCAGGCCGCAGAGGCGGCCATCCCCGAGCTGGTGATCATCTCCGGAATGTCGGGCGCCGGCCGCAGTACCGCGGCGAAGTGCCTGGAGGACCTCGGCTGGTTCGTCGTGGACAACCTGCCGCCCGCGCTGATCCCCACCATGGTGGAACTCGGCGCACGCTCCCAGGGCAACGTCGCCCGGATCGCCGTCGTCGTGGACGTCCGCGGCCGGCGGTTCTTCGACAACCTCCGCGAGTCCCTCGCGGACCTCGACGCCAAGCAGGTCACCCGCCGGATCGTCTTCCTGGAGTCGTCCGACGAGGCCCTGGTGCGCCGCTTCGAGTCCGTGCGCCGCCCGCACCCGCTCCAGGGCGACGGCCGGATCGTCGACGGCATCGCCGCCGAGCGGGACCTCCTCCGGGAGCTGCGCGGCGACGCCGACCTGGTGATCGACACCTCCAGCCTCAACGTCCACGAGCTGCGCGCCAAGATGGACGCCCAGTTCGCGGGCGACGAGGAGCCGGAGCTGCGGGCCACCGTGATGTCGTTCGGGTACAAGTACGGCCTGCCCGTCGACGCCGACCTGGTGGTGGACTGCCGCTTCCTGCCGAACCCGCACTGGGTCCCGGAGCTGCGCCCCTTCACCGGCCTGAACGAGGAGGTGTCGGGCTATGTCTTCAACCAGCCCGGCGCCAAGGAGTTCCTCAACCAGTACACCGGGCTGCTGCAGCTGATCGCCGCGGGCTACCGCCGCGAGGGCAAGCGGTACGTGACGATCGCCGTCGGCTGCACGGGCGGCAAGCACCGCTCGGTGGCGATGTCCGAGAAGCTCGCCGCCCGGCTCGGCACCGAGGGGATCGAGACCGTCGTCGTCCATCGGGACATGGGGCGCGAGTGA
- a CDS encoding carbohydrate kinase family protein, producing the protein MIVVAGESLIDLVPLRPAGDAPLRPLLPRPGGGPYNTAVALGRLGSPVAFCSRVSSDGFGEALLDGLRAAGVRTSLVQRGPEPTSLAVAEVGADGSAAYRFYVTGTADRLFALPAELPDGARALALGTCSLVLEPGASAYEALLRREAGRGVFTLLDPNIRPGLVPDAGAHRARFRGWLPSVSLLKLSEEDAAWLGGTPGCWLAEGPAAVVVTHGGRGLTVRTRAGVEAAAPAADVAVADTIGAGDTVNAALLHDLDRRGALSRRGLLALDAAGWTEVLAFAARAAGVTCSRAGAEPPYAAELD; encoded by the coding sequence GTGATCGTCGTCGCCGGTGAGTCCCTGATCGACCTGGTCCCGCTGCGGCCGGCCGGGGACGCACCGCTGCGGCCCCTGCTGCCGAGGCCGGGCGGCGGCCCGTACAACACGGCTGTGGCCCTGGGCCGCCTGGGGTCGCCCGTGGCCTTCTGCTCCCGTGTCTCGTCGGACGGCTTCGGCGAGGCGCTGCTGGACGGGCTGCGCGCGGCGGGGGTACGGACGTCACTGGTGCAGCGGGGCCCGGAGCCGACCAGTCTGGCGGTCGCCGAGGTCGGCGCGGACGGTTCGGCCGCCTACCGCTTCTATGTGACCGGCACCGCCGACCGGCTGTTCGCGCTGCCGGCGGAACTGCCGGACGGAGCCAGGGCGCTGGCCCTCGGCACCTGCTCGCTGGTGCTGGAACCGGGGGCGAGCGCGTACGAGGCCCTGCTGCGGCGCGAGGCGGGGCGCGGGGTGTTCACCCTGCTCGATCCCAACATCCGCCCGGGGCTGGTCCCGGACGCCGGTGCGCACCGGGCGCGGTTCCGGGGCTGGCTGCCCTCGGTGTCGCTGCTGAAGCTCTCGGAGGAGGACGCCGCATGGCTCGGCGGCACGCCTGGGTGCTGGCTTGCCGAGGGTCCGGCCGCCGTGGTCGTGACACACGGCGGTCGCGGTCTCACGGTACGCACCCGGGCGGGTGTGGAGGCCGCCGCCCCGGCCGCGGACGTGGCGGTGGCCGACACGATCGGAGCGGGCGACACCGTGAACGCGGCACTGCTGCACGACCTCGACCGGCGCGGCGCCCTCTCCCGCCGAGGCCTGCTGGCCCTGGACGCCGCCGGCTGGACCGAGGTGCTCGCGTTCGCCGCCCGTGCCGCGGGCGTCACCTGCTCCCGCGCGGGCGCGGAGCCCCCGTACGCCGCCGAACTGGACTGA
- a CDS encoding MFS transporter, which produces MPRLAAASLAGTAVEFYDFFVYGTAAALVLGPLFFPEFSPLAGTLAAFGTFAVGFVSRPLGSVLFGHIGDRHGRRPVMFASLLLTGLATAGVGCVPSYSTLGVAAPVLLLVLRFLQGLGLGGEWGGAVLLTAEHAPAGRRALWASFPQIGPSVGFLLANGVMLALSAGLTDAQFRDWGWRVPFWAAGLLAAGGLLLRGSLAETPQFERITERARLPLAEVLRGHWRLVLLTAGALSVGYALFYAVSTWSLAYGTERLGVSRTVMLVCVMAAVAVQGAVTPFAAMLGDRYGRRPLCLAGCAASALWVFPMVALLQTAEPLLMFAGFAGALLAFITMFAVVAAYLPELYEARVRCTGAAVGYNLAGVLGGALTPLVATVVSGGSGPPWGVAAYLSGIAVLSLGCFALLPETAPAHERSRRPSRDAAAV; this is translated from the coding sequence ATGCCCCGGCTCGCGGCCGCCTCGCTCGCCGGGACGGCCGTGGAGTTCTACGACTTCTTCGTCTACGGCACGGCCGCGGCGCTGGTGCTCGGGCCGTTGTTCTTCCCCGAGTTCTCCCCGCTGGCGGGGACGCTGGCCGCCTTCGGGACGTTCGCCGTCGGCTTCGTCTCCCGGCCACTGGGATCGGTGCTCTTCGGGCACATCGGCGACCGCCACGGGCGGCGCCCGGTGATGTTCGCCTCACTGCTGCTGACGGGGCTGGCCACGGCGGGCGTGGGGTGTGTCCCGTCGTACTCGACCCTCGGAGTGGCCGCTCCCGTACTGCTGCTGGTGCTGCGTTTCCTCCAGGGCCTCGGGCTCGGCGGCGAGTGGGGCGGGGCCGTGCTGCTGACCGCCGAACACGCTCCGGCCGGGCGGCGCGCACTCTGGGCGAGCTTTCCGCAGATCGGCCCGTCGGTGGGGTTCCTGCTGGCCAACGGGGTCATGCTGGCGCTGTCCGCGGGACTGACCGACGCCCAGTTCCGGGACTGGGGCTGGCGGGTCCCGTTCTGGGCGGCCGGGCTGCTGGCGGCCGGGGGGCTGCTGCTGCGCGGCTCGCTGGCGGAGACCCCGCAGTTCGAGCGGATCACCGAGCGGGCCCGGCTGCCACTGGCGGAGGTGCTGCGCGGGCACTGGCGGCTGGTGCTCCTCACCGCGGGCGCGCTGTCGGTCGGCTACGCGCTCTTCTACGCCGTCTCCACGTGGTCGCTGGCGTACGGCACCGAGCGGCTCGGAGTGAGCAGGACCGTGATGCTCGTCTGCGTGATGGCGGCGGTCGCCGTCCAAGGGGCCGTGACTCCGTTCGCGGCGATGCTCGGGGACCGCTACGGGCGCAGACCGCTCTGCCTCGCCGGGTGCGCGGCGAGCGCGTTGTGGGTGTTCCCGATGGTGGCGCTGCTGCAGACCGCCGAGCCGCTGCTGATGTTCGCCGGCTTCGCGGGCGCCCTGCTGGCGTTCATCACGATGTTCGCGGTGGTGGCGGCGTATCTGCCGGAGTTGTACGAGGCCAGGGTGCGATGTACCGGGGCGGCGGTGGGCTACAACCTGGCGGGAGTGCTCGGCGGCGCGCTCACCCCGCTCGTGGCCACGGTCGTGTCGGGCGGGAGCGGACCCCCGTGGGGGGTGGCCGCGTATCTGAGCGGGATCGCCGTGCTGAGCCTCGGCTGCTTCGCGCTGCTGCCGGAGACGGCGCCGGCACATGAGCGGTCGCGCCGCCCCTCCCGGGACGCGGCCGCCGTGTGA